A genomic segment from Deinococcus detaillensis encodes:
- a CDS encoding PadR family transcriptional regulator, whose protein sequence is MVKAAAPPDDERALLLLGLLHAQDRHGYELHDFIENNFHRIIELKKATAYQLLDRLEQHQLVHSRLEQHGQRPSRKVYSLTPAGRSAFQHLLTRSLAQDDPLYAPGNIALMFMDHLPPLALLIALRARLKELNDRLARQQHPPDHPHNAGVTLAHARAAVLTRADRDWLAKAIIQLEAAHPPP, encoded by the coding sequence ATGGTCAAGGCTGCCGCTCCCCCCGACGATGAACGCGCTCTGCTGCTGCTGGGCCTGCTCCATGCCCAGGACCGGCACGGCTACGAACTGCACGACTTTATCGAAAACAACTTCCACCGCATCATCGAACTGAAGAAAGCCACCGCGTACCAGCTGCTCGACCGGCTGGAACAGCACCAGCTGGTACACAGCCGACTCGAACAGCATGGCCAGCGGCCCAGCCGCAAGGTCTACAGCCTGACCCCCGCTGGCCGCAGCGCCTTTCAGCACCTGCTGACCCGCTCACTGGCCCAGGACGACCCGCTGTACGCCCCGGGGAACATCGCCCTGATGTTCATGGATCACCTGCCGCCGCTGGCCCTGCTGATCGCTCTGCGGGCCCGCCTGAAGGAGCTGAACGACCGCCTGGCCCGACAGCAGCACCCACCGGATCATCCGCACAACGCGGGCGTGACCCTGGCCCACGCCCGCGCCGCGGTCCTCACCCGGGCCGACCGCGATTGGCTGGCCAAGGCCATCATCCAGCTGGAAGCCGCACACCCGCCGCCCTGA
- a CDS encoding antibiotic biosynthesis monooxygenase family protein produces the protein MYVVMNRLPIPAGHAPAFEQMFTASFEHMKGVPGLQRITLQRPSKPDQPYVSTMEFENADAFRAWMGSPSFRASHAVPDGTPEGAMGRGSVIETFDTIADLNFTS, from the coding sequence ATGTACGTCGTCATGAACCGTCTTCCGATTCCCGCCGGGCACGCGCCTGCCTTCGAACAGATGTTCACTGCCAGCTTCGAGCACATGAAAGGTGTGCCCGGCCTGCAGCGGATCACCCTGCAGCGCCCCAGCAAGCCGGACCAGCCCTACGTCTCCACTATGGAATTTGAGAATGCCGACGCCTTCAGGGCCTGGATGGGCAGCCCCAGCTTCCGCGCCTCCCACGCCGTGCCGGACGGCACGCCTGAAGGAGCCATGGGCCGGGGCAGCGTCATAGAAACTTTCGACACCATCGCCGACCTGAACTTCACCAGCTAA
- a CDS encoding HAD family hydrolase: MKSLSAMAAARGGVLFKSSAAMDALARVNTIAFDKTGTLTQAKMTVARVVADDEVGATARAAGLESHSAHPIAQAVVTAARTQNTSFFPVRNAQAGMNPPEGFTVTFDDRSSHGHQHTLSQELK; this comes from the coding sequence ATGAAAAGCCTCAGCGCGATGGCGGCGGCGCGCGGCGGCGTGCTGTTCAAGAGCAGCGCGGCAATGGACGCCCTGGCCCGTGTGAACACTATCGCCTTCGACAAGACCGGCACGCTGACACAGGCGAAGATGACGGTGGCCCGTGTGGTGGCCGACGACGAGGTGGGGGCAACGGCCAGGGCCGCCGGGCTGGAAAGCCACAGCGCACACCCCATCGCACAGGCAGTGGTGACGGCAGCACGGACGCAAAACACCTCCTTCTTCCCCGTCCGCAATGCGCAGGCTGGAATGAACCCCCCAGAGGGGTTCACCGTCACTTTTGATGATCGCTCGTCACACGGCCATCAACACACGCTGTCGCAGGAGTTGAAATGA
- a CDS encoding rhodanese-like domain-containing protein: MVAWLRGLLGGGTGSTTVSAAETHKLLSSGALLLDVRSKAERQTLWVPGSKHLPVEQLAGQLDSLPMDQVIVCQCASGHRSGIAARQLKTQGYDARNLSGGITAWKSAGLPVKQG, from the coding sequence ATGGTGGCCTGGTTGAGAGGGCTGCTGGGTGGTGGGACCGGCAGCACCACCGTGTCTGCCGCCGAGACACACAAGCTGCTGAGCAGCGGCGCACTGCTGCTGGACGTGCGCTCGAAGGCGGAGCGGCAGACCCTCTGGGTCCCCGGCAGCAAGCACCTCCCCGTTGAGCAGCTGGCGGGTCAGCTCGACAGCCTGCCGATGGATCAGGTCATCGTCTGCCAGTGCGCCAGCGGCCACCGTTCGGGAATCGCGGCCCGGCAGCTTAAGACCCAGGGCTACGACGCCCGGAACCTGTCCGGCGGCATCACCGCCTGGAAGAGTGCGGGCCTTCCCGTGAAGCAGGGCTGA
- a CDS encoding DsrE/DsrF/DrsH-like family protein, which translates to MADSIHIFSTFWGLDIINKKTSEHLKFSMLGNTAMHMPELGYLRPGLEHMSMPQVMAQLPGMTAVTTKMMKSRSPIWTSPPCRNSSTYCRWQAFICGPARCPLT; encoded by the coding sequence TTGGCCGACAGTATCCACATCTTCTCCACGTTCTGGGGCCTGGACATCATCAACAAGAAGACCAGCGAGCACCTGAAATTCAGCATGCTGGGTAACACCGCCATGCACATGCCCGAGCTGGGCTACCTTCGCCCGGGCCTGGAACACATGAGCATGCCGCAGGTTATGGCCCAACTGCCCGGCATGACCGCCGTGACCACCAAGATGATGAAAAGCAGATCGCCGATCTGGACATCCCCACCGTGCCGGAATTCCTCGACCTATTGCAGGTGGCAGGCGTTCATATGTGGGCCTGCAAGATGTCCTTTGACATGA
- a CDS encoding pyridoxamine 5'-phosphate oxidase family protein: protein MIGTLNGPQIERLLHSEMIGRIGCHAQGRTYVVPVTYVYEDGVIYGHTREGQKVQMMRENPEVCFEVDHLDGLSNWQSVICQGHFEELAGEDAAHAMQRLLDRLMPVVVNESSHPHGSLAAGSTSGHGAPGTGAVRYGIRVAEMTGRYEKT, encoded by the coding sequence ATGATCGGGACGCTGAACGGGCCGCAGATTGAGCGGCTGCTCCACTCGGAAATGATTGGTAGGATCGGCTGCCACGCGCAGGGGCGCACTTACGTCGTTCCCGTCACGTACGTGTATGAGGACGGCGTCATCTACGGCCACACGCGAGAGGGCCAGAAAGTCCAGATGATGCGAGAGAACCCTGAGGTTTGCTTCGAGGTCGACCACCTGGACGGCCTCTCGAACTGGCAGAGTGTCATCTGCCAGGGGCACTTCGAGGAACTGGCGGGCGAGGACGCGGCCCACGCCATGCAACGCCTGCTCGACCGCCTGATGCCGGTGGTCGTGAACGAGAGCAGCCACCCGCATGGATCGCTGGCCGCCGGTTCCACCAGCGGTCACGGCGCTCCTGGGACGGGTGCTGTAAGGTACGGCATCCGTGTGGCAGAAATGACTGGCCGCTATGAGAAGACCTGA
- a CDS encoding PHP-associated domain-containing protein: MRVDLHCHTEASDDCQTRLTDMPDRCRSQNVRVQAITDHNVIWGAQQLRASVRDQGLEATLSIIVGEEISTRQGEIIGLFLQEVVPAGLSAEETAEIIHAQGGLVLLPHGFDPLKRHRLRSEARERLADHIDIVESFNARISAPHWNRVAAVWATQHRLPVSGGSDAHTLTQIGDGWIETVDRLIQRPDDLMEALWSGEVAGRWVHPVPSFLNKVWAERFMVASRE, translated from the coding sequence ATGCGCGTTGATTTGCACTGCCACACCGAGGCGTCCGACGACTGTCAGACGCGCCTCACGGACATGCCCGACCGTTGCCGATCACAGAACGTCCGGGTGCAGGCCATCACCGATCACAACGTGATCTGGGGCGCGCAGCAGCTTCGGGCGAGCGTGCGCGATCAAGGTCTGGAAGCCACCCTCTCCATCATCGTGGGAGAGGAGATCAGTACCCGCCAAGGAGAAATCATCGGCCTTTTCCTTCAGGAAGTGGTGCCAGCGGGGTTGTCCGCCGAAGAAACCGCCGAGATCATTCATGCCCAGGGAGGACTGGTACTTTTACCGCATGGATTCGACCCACTCAAACGGCACCGATTGCGCTCTGAAGCCCGTGAACGCTTGGCAGACCACATCGATATCGTAGAGAGCTTCAACGCCCGAATCTCTGCTCCTCACTGGAACCGAGTGGCGGCCGTTTGGGCGACGCAGCATCGCCTGCCAGTGTCGGGGGGTTCAGATGCCCATACTCTCACGCAGATCGGGGACGGCTGGATCGAAACAGTTGACCGTCTTATTCAGCGACCCGACGACCTCATGGAAGCGTTGTGGTCGGGTGAGGTAGCTGGAAGATGGGTTCATCCCGTTCCCAGTTTTCTGAACAAAGTCTGGGCTGAGCGATTCATGGTGGCCTCCCGGGAGTGA
- a CDS encoding phosphatase PAP2 family protein, translating into MIPLTGIIAWSAPRCRSPWRHQDFWIILALTFGAYGLSTLIKLLVHRARPQLWKVLTPETDFSYPSGHALISLTVITACIWLAWPTKWRRVVLVAGACFLVLVGLSRLYLGVHYPSDVLGGWLMGAEWAGAVLLIVRPGREASCGRHRA; encoded by the coding sequence ATGATCCCCCTGACCGGCATCATCGCGTGGAGCGCACCGAGATGCCGGTCGCCCTGGCGACATCAGGACTTTTGGATCATCCTTGCACTGACTTTCGGCGCTTATGGACTGAGTACGCTCATCAAACTGCTCGTGCACCGCGCTCGTCCCCAATTGTGGAAGGTGCTGACGCCAGAGACCGACTTCAGTTATCCCAGCGGACACGCATTGATTTCGCTTACGGTCATCACCGCTTGCATCTGGCTGGCCTGGCCGACCAAGTGGCGACGTGTGGTCCTTGTGGCTGGTGCCTGCTTCCTGGTGCTGGTCGGCCTCTCGCGGCTGTACCTGGGAGTGCATTATCCTAGCGATGTCCTAGGCGGCTGGTTGATGGGTGCAGAATGGGCCGGCGCGGTCTTACTGATTGTACGCCCAGGACGAGAAGCTTCCTGTGGGCGTCACCGGGCCTGA
- a CDS encoding DsrE/DsrF/DrsH-like family protein → MAGVHMWACKMSFDMMKTIEADLHPGVKAVISATDFMEISDGAQMMFI, encoded by the coding sequence GTGGCAGGCGTTCATATGTGGGCCTGCAAGATGTCCTTTGACATGATGAAAACCATCGAGGCCGACCTACACCCCGGCGTAAAAGCCGTGATCAGCGCCACCGACTTTATGGAAATCAGCGACGGCGCGCAGATGATGTTTATCTGA
- a CDS encoding rhodanese-like domain-containing protein, producing the protein MHDIFPNEVGEWLKRGARIIDVREPQEYLGGHLPGPVNIPLGELGLGVDLRCTEPQDTSAPFCHGAS; encoded by the coding sequence ATGCACGACATCTTTCCCAATGAAGTCGGCGAGTGGCTCAAACGCGGCGCACGGATCATTGACGTTCGTGAGCCGCAGGAGTACCTAGGAGGACATCTTCCCGGCCCGGTCAATATTCCCCTCGGCGAGCTCGGACTTGGTGTAGACCTGAGATGTACCGAACCACAGGACACCTCTGCCCCGTTCTGTCATGGAGCCAGTTAA
- a CDS encoding universal stress protein, with product MFDHILVPIDGSPLSALALPVAAEMARCHHSTLTVLYVVPPPPTIYGESTYTFDNTKASAHAKAEGQRLLEDARMSMGSPNIRLLCLQGGNPRTAQAIADVAEQQHCSLVVMGTHGRSGLDRFFLGSVAEGVMRRVGVPVLLVREPKTTAAAPDKADESHRAAAPEVSA from the coding sequence ATGTTTGACCATATTCTTGTCCCGATTGACGGCAGTCCGCTCAGTGCGCTCGCCCTGCCGGTGGCTGCCGAAATGGCCCGTTGCCATCACAGTACCTTGACCGTGCTGTACGTCGTGCCCCCACCCCCCACGATCTACGGCGAATCCACCTACACTTTCGATAATACGAAAGCCAGCGCACACGCCAAAGCCGAGGGTCAGCGCCTGCTCGAAGACGCCCGCATGTCGATGGGATCGCCTAACATCCGGCTGCTGTGCCTGCAGGGCGGCAACCCACGAACCGCCCAGGCCATCGCCGATGTGGCCGAGCAGCAGCACTGCTCGCTGGTGGTGATGGGCACCCACGGCCGCAGCGGGCTGGATCGTTTCTTCTTAGGCAGCGTCGCCGAGGGCGTCATGCGCCGGGTCGGCGTGCCGGTGCTGCTGGTACGGGAACCGAAGACCACCGCCGCCGCACCGGATAAAGCAGACGAGTCGCACCGCGCCGCCGCCCCGGAGGTGAGCGCATGA
- a CDS encoding cation-translocating P-type ATPase, whose amino-acid sequence MTDRGTPRVASRPEQQLVDPSRLTTEQVGQAQHVDPAQGLSDAEALIRLARLGPNELEAEPPIPAWRRVLAQFQDALVILLLVATAISVGVWLYERGTALPYEALAIFAIVLINAVLGYVQEGRAEQAVAALRTMSAANARVLRSGELRSVPAREVVPGDVLSLEEGDTLPADARLTQAVALRTLEAALTGESLPTEKDTQPLEEAVSALGDRHNMVFSGTAVSSGRGRAIVTATGMDTEIGRIAGLLKRTAAEATPLQQELDRTGRTLGLAVLVIAVVMIVTIGLVDGVRDFSGFVDVLILGVALAVAAVPEGLPAITSVVLALGTQRMAKHHAIVRRLPAVETLGSASVIASDKTGTLTRNEMTVRVVVTASGVTDLSGSGYGPKGDLSTTGRPLGRGFQREEVERVLVGAALANNAAVQQQGGRWSIQGDPTEGALIVAAHKAGFTSERLQARFVRVAEVPFSSERKRISTVHTDARQPGKLTLFSKGAPNVLLERCTAELIGTRAHPLSEKRRAAIRAANEALAAQALRTLGVATRTLPGNALHREATEALESELVFLGLIGMIDPPRTEARDAVARARQAGIRPMMITGDHPSTAVAIATELGIVQAGAQAMTGAELSQLSDLELERVVQEISVYARVDPEHKLRIVQALQRGGEVVAMTGDGVNDAPALRAADIGVAMGITGTDVSKEAADMVLTDDNFATIVAAIEEGRGIFDNIQKFLRYLLSSNLGEVMTMFFGVVFASLLGLVGGPGEVALPLLATQLLWINLVTDGAPALALGLGHADPDVMTRPPRPKAQGVITPEMWRGIVFVGLIVAVGTLGVLDASLPGGLITGTGTLTFARTMAFTTLMLFQLFNVFSARSDTRSAFHGLFRNRWLWGAVALSLGLHALVLYLHPLQQAFGTTALGWNDWLVCTAVASSVLWLRELTKLVKRSWTRGVLAIRQQG is encoded by the coding sequence ATGACTGACCGTGGTACTCCGAGGGTGGCCAGCAGGCCTGAACAGCAGCTTGTTGATCCCTCCCGCCTGACCACCGAACAGGTGGGCCAGGCACAGCACGTCGACCCGGCACAGGGTCTCAGTGATGCTGAGGCGCTGATTCGGCTGGCTCGGCTCGGCCCCAACGAACTGGAGGCCGAGCCGCCCATTCCCGCGTGGCGGCGCGTCTTGGCGCAGTTCCAGGACGCGCTGGTGATCCTGCTGCTGGTCGCCACAGCCATCTCGGTCGGTGTGTGGCTGTACGAGCGCGGCACCGCCTTGCCCTACGAGGCGCTGGCGATCTTCGCCATCGTGCTGATCAACGCTGTGCTGGGCTACGTGCAGGAGGGGCGGGCCGAGCAGGCAGTGGCGGCCCTGCGCACCATGTCGGCGGCGAACGCGCGGGTGCTGCGCAGCGGTGAGCTCCGCTCGGTGCCCGCCCGCGAGGTGGTGCCCGGCGACGTGCTGTCGCTGGAGGAGGGCGACACGCTGCCCGCCGACGCCCGACTGACGCAGGCGGTGGCCCTGCGGACGCTGGAAGCGGCGCTGACGGGTGAGAGTCTGCCCACAGAGAAGGACACCCAGCCACTAGAAGAGGCCGTGAGCGCGCTAGGCGACCGTCACAACATGGTGTTCTCAGGCACCGCCGTGAGTAGCGGCAGAGGCCGGGCTATCGTGACTGCCACGGGCATGGACACTGAAATAGGACGAATCGCCGGATTGCTGAAACGCACCGCAGCCGAAGCGACTCCACTGCAACAGGAGCTCGACCGTACCGGCCGGACGCTGGGACTGGCCGTGCTGGTGATCGCCGTGGTGATGATCGTGACCATAGGGCTGGTTGACGGTGTGCGCGACTTCTCCGGCTTCGTGGACGTGCTGATCCTGGGCGTGGCTCTGGCCGTCGCAGCGGTGCCCGAGGGCCTGCCCGCCATCACGTCGGTGGTGCTGGCCCTCGGCACCCAGCGCATGGCCAAGCACCACGCCATCGTGCGTCGCCTGCCAGCCGTCGAGACCCTCGGGTCGGCCAGTGTGATTGCCTCGGACAAGACCGGCACGCTGACCCGCAACGAAATGACGGTCCGGGTGGTCGTGACGGCCAGCGGCGTGACCGACCTCTCCGGCAGCGGCTATGGGCCGAAAGGCGACCTGAGCACCACTGGGAGGCCACTGGGCCGGGGCTTCCAGCGCGAGGAAGTGGAGCGGGTGCTGGTCGGGGCCGCCCTCGCCAACAACGCGGCGGTGCAGCAGCAAGGCGGACGCTGGAGTATTCAGGGTGACCCCACTGAGGGGGCCCTGATCGTGGCGGCGCACAAGGCGGGCTTCACCTCGGAGAGGCTCCAGGCCCGCTTCGTCCGGGTGGCCGAGGTGCCCTTCTCCTCCGAGCGTAAACGGATAAGCACCGTGCATACGGACGCCAGACAGCCCGGCAAGCTGACCCTGTTCAGCAAAGGAGCGCCCAACGTGCTGCTGGAGCGCTGCACAGCCGAACTGATCGGCACTAGAGCACACCCACTGAGTGAAAAGCGCCGCGCGGCCATCCGCGCCGCAAACGAGGCACTGGCGGCCCAGGCACTGCGGACGCTCGGCGTGGCGACCCGCACGCTGCCGGGGAACGCCCTTCACCGCGAGGCCACCGAAGCCCTGGAGAGCGAACTGGTGTTCCTTGGCCTGATCGGCATGATCGACCCGCCGCGCACCGAAGCCAGAGACGCTGTGGCCCGGGCACGCCAGGCTGGCATCCGCCCAATGATGATCACCGGCGACCATCCCAGCACGGCGGTGGCCATCGCTACCGAACTGGGTATCGTGCAGGCAGGCGCGCAGGCCATGACCGGCGCGGAACTCTCGCAGCTATCCGATCTCGAGTTGGAACGGGTGGTGCAAGAGATCAGCGTCTACGCGCGGGTCGATCCTGAGCACAAACTGCGGATTGTGCAGGCCCTGCAACGCGGCGGGGAGGTCGTGGCCATGACTGGCGACGGCGTCAACGACGCGCCCGCCCTTCGGGCAGCCGATATCGGCGTGGCCATGGGAATCACCGGTACCGACGTGTCCAAGGAAGCCGCCGACATGGTGCTGACCGACGATAACTTCGCCACCATCGTTGCGGCAATCGAGGAGGGACGCGGCATCTTTGACAACATCCAAAAATTCCTGCGCTATCTGCTGTCATCGAACCTGGGCGAGGTCATGACCATGTTCTTCGGCGTGGTCTTCGCCTCCCTTCTCGGGCTGGTGGGCGGGCCGGGCGAGGTCGCGCTGCCGCTGCTGGCGACCCAGCTCCTCTGGATCAACTTGGTGACCGACGGTGCCCCCGCTCTGGCGCTGGGCCTCGGTCACGCCGACCCTGACGTGATGACTCGCCCGCCACGCCCCAAAGCCCAGGGGGTGATCACCCCCGAGATGTGGCGCGGCATCGTCTTTGTTGGCCTCATCGTTGCGGTGGGCACCTTGGGCGTGCTTGACGCCTCGCTACCTGGCGGGTTGATCACGGGCACAGGTACGCTGACCTTTGCCCGCACCATGGCCTTCACCACCCTGATGCTCTTCCAGCTCTTCAACGTTTTCAGTGCCCGCTCGGACACCCGCAGCGCCTTTCATGGCCTGTTCCGCAACCGCTGGCTGTGGGGCGCGGTGGCGCTCTCGTTGGGGCTGCACGCGCTGGTTCTGTATCTTCACCCGCTGCAACAGGCCTTCGGGACGACCGCCCTAGGTTGGAATGATTGGCTGGTGTGCACGGCCGTGGCCTCATCGGTGCTGTGGCTGCGTGAACTGACCAAACTCGTCAAGCGCAGCTGGACGCGGGGAGTGCTCGCCATTCGTCAGCAAGGGTGA
- a CDS encoding rhodanese-like domain-containing protein has protein sequence MPDAHQLHAGRLMTHVSELPRDQPVLVYCQDGSRSAAAVSLLRAEGFENVAELDGGYDAWACQSGAVA, from the coding sequence CTGCCGGACGCCCACCAACTGCACGCGGGCCGCCTGATGACCCACGTCTCGGAACTGCCCCGTGACCAGCCGGTGCTGGTGTATTGCCAGGATGGCAGCAGGAGTGCCGCCGCCGTGAGCCTGCTGCGGGCCGAGGGCTTTGAGAACGTCGCCGAACTGGACGGTGGCTACGACGCCTGGGCCTGTCAGTCCGGGGCGGTGGCCTGA
- a CDS encoding IS5 family transposase, translating into MDTKWLILESLFPAPQHMGCPRRWWLRDILDGILCVIHGGNAWRLMPHDLPLWSTVYHYHRVWRLWGLWERVHTVLREDVDVRTSAGRDSTPSATIINSQSVRTTGAEGPRGYDGGKKISGRKQYTLVDTLGLVMGIVVHPADIQDRARVVFLSDRIRNRFPRMKHVWADAVE; encoded by the coding sequence ATGGACACCAAATGGCTCATACTTGAATCCTTGTTTCCAGCCCCACAACATATGGGGTGCCCTCGAAGATGGTGGCTGCGAGACATCCTGGACGGCATTTTGTGTGTCATTCATGGTGGAAACGCCTGGCGACTTATGCCACATGATCTGCCGCTTTGGTCGACGGTGTATCACTACCACCGGGTCTGGCGACTCTGGGGTCTTTGGGAGCGTGTTCATACCGTGCTGCGGGAAGATGTAGATGTTCGCACCAGCGCTGGGCGTGATTCCACGCCCAGCGCCACCATCATTAATAGTCAGTCCGTACGGACGACGGGGGCGGAAGGCCCACGAGGGTATGACGGCGGGAAAAAGATTAGTGGGCGCAAGCAGTATACCCTCGTCGATACCTTGGGCTTGGTCATGGGGATCGTAGTGCATCCAGCTGATATTCAAGACCGCGCACGCGTGGTCTTTCTCTCCGACAGGATTCGTAATCGCTTTCCTCGGATGAAGCATGTTTGGGCAGACGCAGTGGAGTGA
- a CDS encoding ISL3 family transposase: MENEVLVALFLTHFPGFRLDHVQVEATVAVVATSIQPTSGYPKCGTCSYRIHSRYRRHLTDLPVCGAAVTLELAVRRFVCQKPLCHRQIFCERFVDGLTAYIRRSQRARATIQHVSVVLGGNAGAALLTRMQHDVSASTVLRAARLLSPIVPQVPEVIGVDDFAFRRGHVYGTVIFSLETCRPIDLLPDRRASTLATWLKQHPHIKIISRGRSLEYEKGIREGAPTAQHVLDRWHVLKNCREALERQLGRDRTAILEICQDQVPMPPPPRTQSEQLCRTEHQQQRQKVFGQIHALSKGGRSQRAISRTLHLSRGRVRGALAAKMPPPIDRRQRLPGILEPFLPYLQQRFGEGEQNAGQLLRELREQGFPGSRKRVAQWIQIRRTTAAKITPGPYIATAVKNGPIPPFAETMSGESDRAWTFQHLIWVMLRDQTKLDTQNQHVLAAIKARCEVVSMAHDLTQAFTLLMRERQLQAVEP; encoded by the coding sequence ATGGAAAACGAAGTACTTGTAGCGCTCTTTCTGACACATTTCCCTGGATTTCGGCTGGATCACGTGCAAGTCGAAGCCACGGTCGCGGTCGTGGCCACCAGCATCCAACCGACCTCGGGTTATCCAAAGTGTGGCACCTGCAGCTATCGAATTCACAGTCGCTATCGCCGGCATCTGACTGACCTCCCAGTGTGTGGAGCGGCGGTGACGCTAGAACTGGCCGTTCGCCGCTTCGTGTGTCAGAAGCCGCTGTGTCATCGACAGATCTTTTGTGAGCGATTTGTCGATGGCCTCACTGCTTACATCCGTCGGAGTCAACGGGCACGCGCGACCATTCAGCACGTGTCGGTCGTACTCGGCGGTAATGCGGGTGCTGCACTCCTGACCCGGATGCAGCATGACGTCAGTGCGTCCACCGTGCTGCGTGCAGCACGTCTGCTCTCTCCGATTGTGCCACAGGTGCCTGAGGTCATCGGTGTGGATGATTTTGCGTTCCGGCGTGGTCATGTCTACGGAACGGTCATTTTCAGTCTTGAAACATGCAGGCCTATCGATCTCCTTCCGGATCGAAGGGCGAGCACGCTGGCCACCTGGCTCAAACAGCACCCGCACATTAAAATCATCAGTAGAGGCCGTTCGTTGGAGTATGAAAAGGGGATTCGCGAGGGCGCACCGACGGCCCAGCATGTCCTGGATCGTTGGCATGTCCTGAAAAACTGCCGAGAAGCTCTGGAGCGTCAATTAGGCCGCGACCGTACGGCCATTCTTGAGATCTGCCAAGACCAAGTTCCGATGCCGCCGCCCCCACGAACCCAGAGTGAACAGCTTTGCAGGACAGAACATCAGCAACAACGCCAGAAGGTGTTTGGCCAGATTCATGCGCTTTCCAAAGGTGGCCGCAGTCAACGCGCTATTAGCCGAACACTTCACCTGAGTCGGGGCCGGGTTCGAGGTGCCCTGGCGGCCAAGATGCCACCACCGATCGATCGGCGGCAGCGCCTCCCAGGGATCTTGGAGCCATTCTTACCTTACCTTCAACAACGTTTTGGGGAAGGTGAGCAAAACGCCGGGCAACTCCTGCGGGAGTTGCGCGAGCAGGGGTTTCCTGGCTCGCGCAAACGTGTTGCGCAGTGGATACAGATACGCCGTACCACAGCAGCAAAGATTACGCCAGGCCCGTACATCGCGACCGCAGTGAAGAACGGGCCGATCCCACCGTTCGCTGAGACAATGAGCGGTGAGTCAGATCGGGCGTGGACGTTCCAGCACTTGATCTGGGTCATGCTCCGAGATCAGACCAAGCTCGACACCCAAAATCAACATGTGCTCGCGGCCATCAAAGCTCGGTGTGAGGTCGTGAGCATGGCTCACGACCTCACACAAGCGTTCACGCTGTTGATGCGTGAACGCCAGCTGCAGGCAGTCGAACCCTAG
- a CDS encoding diacylglycerol/lipid kinase family protein: MIHNGLAGGAKHVTPEVILEALHGLGFDAEYHVTHSEKDLATALEHPGDLVVVAGGDGTVRAVACTILNRPDKAPALALIPLGTSNNIARSMGLTGYSPLDIARSLSTPRRIPFDVGLARGPWGERLFLESFGIGMLADLLDRYDPDAPKSVLRGVAAITGATLLRHAVPCQIEGLSETPLNADCLILEVVNTPTISNGVRLAPEASPSSGVLQLVIVEGIGAGSVAADLVALAAGQLERRKNVISQPVTHLRIVWDGTPVHLDAEIWPSEDTAPRFGESAVEIEVRPGALEIWVPTSDSAVK, encoded by the coding sequence TTGATTCATAATGGTTTGGCAGGCGGAGCCAAGCATGTCACGCCAGAGGTCATCCTCGAAGCCTTGCACGGCCTAGGTTTTGACGCCGAGTATCACGTGACCCACAGTGAAAAAGACTTGGCCACTGCCCTAGAGCATCCGGGAGACCTGGTGGTGGTCGCGGGCGGTGATGGAACGGTTCGCGCAGTCGCCTGTACGATTCTCAACCGACCGGACAAAGCACCAGCCCTCGCTTTGATTCCGTTAGGAACATCCAACAACATTGCCCGGTCAATGGGACTCACCGGCTATTCGCCCCTGGACATCGCTCGGAGCCTCAGCACGCCACGACGGATTCCGTTTGATGTCGGCCTGGCCCGTGGACCGTGGGGTGAACGGCTGTTCCTCGAATCCTTCGGCATAGGAATGCTGGCCGACCTCCTCGACCGGTATGATCCCGACGCTCCAAAAAGTGTGCTTCGTGGCGTGGCCGCCATTACTGGCGCTACTCTGCTCCGCCACGCCGTGCCCTGTCAGATCGAAGGTCTCAGCGAAACTCCCCTGAACGCCGACTGCCTGATCCTTGAAGTGGTCAACACACCGACGATCAGCAACGGCGTACGTCTCGCGCCCGAAGCGTCTCCGTCAAGTGGCGTCCTGCAACTGGTGATCGTCGAAGGCATCGGGGCCGGTTCAGTGGCCGCCGACCTGGTCGCCTTGGCCGCCGGGCAACTGGAGCGGCGAAAAAATGTAATTTCCCAACCGGTGACCCACCTTCGGATCGTTTGGGACGGAACACCCGTGCATCTGGACGCAGAAATCTGGCCTTCTGAAGACACAGCGCCGAGGTTCGGAGAATCGGCTGTAGAGATCGAGGTACGGCCGGGGGCTCTGGAAATCTGGGTGCCTACCTCAGACAGTGCCGTAAAATGA